Proteins encoded by one window of Methanobacterium sp. CWC-01:
- a CDS encoding UPF0104 family protein, translating into MKYKALTLILVGIGILAALVLFIGPAKIEEAIKMADPWYLVLAFILQLLTYGLWTWRWSINIQAVGLSVKNRHLFPMLLVGLAVNNITPSARGGGEPVRGYILSKYTGSSFEKSFATVIADRALDTIPFIVLAVTSIVAAASYLNLPRYGLYSIIMAVVVLVAGFLVLLYMSFNLEFGRRVSRWITRVIKRFSRKEHSQLEEKAQKAIHGFQNSMRTMGRDKNVLIYGLGLSFLIWFLEILRVYIIFAAFQVEVPLLVIALVFIISTLIGFIPLLPGGLGAVDGLMIILFSAAGIPASISAAATIVERLISFWMTTIIGLAFLPYFGASVVERVFRKNK; encoded by the coding sequence ATGAAATACAAAGCCTTAACTCTGATACTAGTGGGAATTGGAATCCTCGCAGCCCTGGTCCTCTTCATTGGACCGGCTAAAATAGAGGAGGCCATTAAAATGGCTGACCCCTGGTACCTGGTCCTGGCCTTTATACTGCAGCTTTTGACCTACGGCCTGTGGACCTGGCGGTGGTCCATTAACATCCAGGCGGTGGGACTGTCCGTTAAAAATCGGCACCTTTTCCCCATGCTCCTGGTGGGCCTGGCCGTTAACAACATCACCCCCAGTGCCCGGGGTGGGGGAGAACCGGTGCGGGGTTACATACTGAGCAAGTACACCGGTTCATCCTTTGAAAAATCATTTGCCACGGTCATCGCTGACCGGGCCCTGGATACCATCCCCTTCATTGTGCTGGCGGTGACGAGCATCGTGGCCGCAGCTTCCTATCTTAATCTGCCCCGCTATGGATTGTACTCCATCATCATGGCGGTGGTGGTGCTGGTGGCCGGGTTCCTGGTACTTTTGTACATGTCCTTCAACCTGGAATTCGGACGTCGGGTGTCAAGATGGATAACCCGGGTTATCAAAAGGTTTTCCAGGAAGGAACACAGTCAACTGGAAGAAAAGGCACAGAAAGCCATTCACGGTTTCCAGAACAGCATGCGTACCATGGGGAGGGATAAAAACGTCCTGATCTATGGATTGGGTCTTTCTTTTCTCATCTGGTTTCTGGAGATCCTCCGGGTTTACATCATATTTGCGGCCTTCCAGGTGGAGGTGCCTCTTCTGGTGATTGCCCTGGTCTTCATCATCTCCACCCTGATTGGATTCATACCCCTCCTCCCGGGAGGCCTAGGGGCTGTGGATGGGTTGATGATCATCCTATTCTCCGCAGCAGGCATCCCCGCCTCCATAAGCGCTGCGGCTACCATCGTAGAAAGGCTGATATCCTTCTGGATGACCACCATCATAGGCCTGGCCTTCCTACCCTACTTCGGGGCCAGTGTGGTGGAACGGGTATTCAGGAAAAATAAGTAA
- a CDS encoding carboxymuconolactone decarboxylase family protein, giving the protein MDKPTPAETFLEALAPEVQEAFKELAQAIHKEGALSIRDKTVIALACAVAIRCQDCAERHAKLAYQAGASQEELSEAAAIASLVRMGSGLNTASTILKD; this is encoded by the coding sequence ATGGATAAACCAACCCCCGCCGAGACTTTTCTAGAAGCATTAGCCCCCGAAGTGCAGGAAGCCTTTAAGGAATTGGCCCAGGCCATCCATAAAGAGGGAGCCCTATCTATCCGGGATAAAACAGTTATAGCCCTGGCCTGTGCCGTGGCCATTCGCTGTCAGGACTGTGCGGAGAGACATGCCAAGCTGGCGTACCAGGCCGGTGCCAGCCAGGAAGAACTTTCCGAAGCCGCTGCCATAGCCAGCCTGGTGAGGATGGGTTCTGGTTTAAACACTGCTTCTACAATCCTGAAAGATTAA
- a CDS encoding alpha,alpha-trehalose-phosphate synthase (UDP-forming) translates to MKEDDPRVKVGKFLEDKHLIIASNRGPVEFKKDNKGNIQLKRGAGGLVSTLQPLMEAVNGTWVASAMSLVDAEVADQYPENRVPITPDDPKFTVPFVVVDRKRYEYFYSVISNPLLWFVQHYMWNPPYTPEIDQHIHLAWKEGYSYVNKLFSEKILEEVERTNKEPVIILQDYHLYLCPALIRQELEDIFLSQFIHIPWPQPDYFSMLPSYMEEAIIRGLLSNDIVGFHIPRYACNFLMTCEKYADLVDYYQQKVIFEGRVIQVKSYPISVDDEGIKNFAASQEVKEKEKLIKELKGDNILIYRTDRADLSKNIIRGFRAYDLFLEKHPEYRGKVKFLTTGKPTRQQIKEYRDYHTEIQRTIGEINSKHLKDGWKPIEHIFKADYALVLAAFKNYDCLIVNPISDGMNIVPKEASVVNEQNGVLILSDKAGCYDELKEYSLNVNPFDVSETAQAFHTALTMDEKEKKERMDGLKDKIRERNIFHWITDQFEDIERLFG, encoded by the coding sequence ATTAAAGAAGATGATCCTAGGGTTAAAGTTGGGAAATTCCTGGAGGATAAGCACCTAATAATAGCATCCAACCGTGGTCCGGTGGAATTTAAAAAAGATAATAAAGGCAATATCCAACTTAAAAGAGGTGCTGGGGGATTAGTTTCAACATTACAACCCCTAATGGAAGCTGTTAACGGTACCTGGGTGGCTAGTGCCATGTCTCTGGTTGATGCTGAGGTGGCAGACCAGTACCCGGAAAACCGAGTCCCTATAACCCCTGACGATCCCAAATTCACGGTTCCCTTCGTAGTGGTGGATCGAAAGAGATACGAGTATTTCTACAGTGTTATCAGCAATCCCCTCTTATGGTTTGTGCAGCATTATATGTGGAATCCACCCTACACTCCAGAAATAGACCAGCATATTCACCTTGCCTGGAAGGAAGGCTACTCTTATGTGAACAAACTTTTTTCAGAAAAAATATTAGAGGAAGTGGAAAGGACCAATAAAGAGCCGGTGATAATTCTCCAGGATTACCATCTGTACCTGTGCCCCGCATTAATCCGCCAAGAATTGGAGGATATCTTTCTAAGCCAGTTTATTCACATTCCCTGGCCCCAGCCAGACTATTTCAGCATGCTCCCCTCCTACATGGAGGAGGCTATAATCAGGGGATTACTATCCAACGACATTGTTGGGTTCCACATACCTCGCTATGCCTGTAACTTCCTCATGACCTGCGAAAAGTACGCGGACCTGGTTGATTATTACCAGCAGAAGGTGATATTTGAGGGTCGAGTGATACAGGTAAAGAGTTATCCCATCTCGGTGGATGATGAGGGGATAAAAAATTTTGCAGCCTCACAGGAAGTGAAGGAAAAGGAAAAATTGATAAAAGAGCTAAAAGGCGATAATATTCTTATTTACCGCACCGACCGAGCGGATCTGAGTAAAAATATCATAAGAGGATTCCGGGCTTATGATCTTTTTCTTGAAAAGCACCCGGAGTACCGGGGGAAAGTTAAATTTCTGACTACAGGAAAACCAACCCGGCAGCAGATAAAGGAGTACCGGGATTATCACACGGAGATCCAACGAACCATTGGGGAAATAAACTCCAAACACCTTAAAGACGGATGGAAACCCATTGAACACATATTCAAAGCGGATTATGCCCTGGTATTGGCTGCCTTTAAAAACTACGACTGCCTGATCGTCAACCCCATCTCAGACGGTATGAACATCGTGCCCAAAGAAGCCTCGGTGGTTAATGAACAAAATGGAGTGCTCATCCTATCTGACAAGGCAGGGTGCTATGATGAGTTAAAAGAATATTCACTGAATGTGAACCCCTTCGATGTATCCGAAACAGCACAAGCCTTCCACACCGCCCTCACCATGGATGAAAAAGAGAAAAAAGAACGCATGGATGGCCTGAAAGATAAAATCAGGGAGAGGAACATTTTCCACTGGATAACTGACCAATTTGAGGATATTGAGCGATTATTTGGGTAG
- a CDS encoding phosphomannomutase has translation MSLHVKEIRGVVNSEIVNEFASNLGTFIGNFLGVGTKVVVGRDMGAPSQMIKRSITSGLLAAGVNVIDFGKAPIPAIVYGSQNLYAAQATITITASHLRPEDITIKIFSEYDIPLEQRHVERVRWNEIGNLSYVHDYKAIYTRDLLANIDQEVIRSHVPKLVVECAHGIMTPFTPVILEALGCETIMTGCQSSEEARKFPEPSPESLSMISKLVKVSGSDLGVAIDNDRDRVVFIDEQGNILRDQTALAIFSKNALKETPGGKIVTSVVASMSLDKIVAENGGVLIKTPVDLVLNGVLEEEAVFGGDEPGLYIFPGFNSSFDAIYASLKMLEIICKSGKPLSRLVEEVPEYERHIFSVGCEHAQKIGLIDGLCKFYKNKGQLNMADGFRADMEDSVVLVRPSRFEPLVRVYLEARSPEKLIELQDEINDLIQKYSGLE, from the coding sequence ATGTCATTGCATGTTAAAGAGATAAGAGGAGTTGTAAATTCAGAAATCGTGAATGAGTTTGCTTCTAATTTAGGAACCTTTATTGGTAATTTCTTAGGTGTAGGTACTAAAGTGGTGGTAGGTAGGGATATGGGAGCTCCCTCTCAGATGATAAAACGATCCATCACCTCAGGATTACTGGCAGCCGGGGTAAACGTCATTGACTTTGGAAAAGCCCCCATACCTGCCATAGTGTATGGCAGTCAGAATCTGTACGCGGCCCAGGCCACCATAACCATCACCGCGTCCCATTTAAGGCCAGAAGACATCACCATAAAAATATTCAGTGAATATGACATCCCCTTAGAACAGAGACACGTTGAAAGGGTCCGCTGGAACGAGATAGGAAATTTATCATATGTGCATGATTACAAAGCCATCTACACCCGAGATTTACTGGCAAATATAGATCAAGAAGTGATTAGATCCCACGTTCCCAAACTAGTGGTAGAGTGTGCCCATGGCATAATGACACCCTTCACCCCGGTCATACTGGAAGCATTGGGTTGTGAAACTATTATGACCGGATGTCAGAGTTCAGAAGAAGCCAGAAAATTCCCAGAGCCAAGCCCAGAAAGCCTTTCCATGATTTCTAAACTGGTGAAAGTCAGCGGATCTGACCTGGGGGTCGCAATAGATAATGATCGAGACAGGGTAGTATTCATTGATGAGCAGGGAAATATTTTAAGAGACCAAACCGCCCTGGCCATTTTCTCCAAAAACGCTTTAAAGGAAACCCCGGGAGGGAAAATAGTTACTTCCGTGGTGGCGTCCATGTCGCTAGATAAGATCGTTGCAGAAAATGGGGGGGTTCTAATAAAAACCCCGGTGGATCTGGTTTTAAATGGCGTTCTAGAGGAAGAAGCTGTTTTTGGAGGAGATGAACCCGGTCTGTATATTTTCCCTGGTTTCAATTCATCCTTCGACGCCATATATGCTTCCCTTAAAATGTTGGAAATCATCTGTAAAAGCGGTAAACCCCTCTCTAGACTGGTTGAGGAGGTGCCGGAGTACGAACGACATATTTTCTCAGTTGGCTGTGAACACGCCCAAAAAATCGGTTTAATAGATGGTTTATGTAAATTCTACAAGAATAAAGGCCAATTAAATATGGCCGACGGTTTTAGAGCAGATATGGAGGATTCTGTGGTCTTAGTAAGGCCTTCCCGATTCGAACCACTAGTAAGAGTTTATTTAGAGGCCAGGTCACCCGAAAAATTAATTGAACTGCAAGATGAAATTAATGATCTAATCCAAAAATATTCAGGCCTGGAGTAA
- a CDS encoding NDP-sugar synthase, with amino-acid sequence MIKAVIMAGGSGTRLQPLTFVRPKPMIPLINKPILQYSLDKLKEDGFKEVIITLGYMWDHVKQYYKRNPPGVELKYTVEKWPLGTAGGVKKAKKYVDDTFVVLSGDVIIDADLKDIIRYHQEKGALATVVLTAVDDPSHYGIANLDGDGRIVDYLEKPDPKDVFSNLANAGTYVFEPEIFDYMENHKRMIDFSRDIFPQLIKEDQAIYGYPSDGYWNDLGRPETYMQATRDLLASRYKIPGHKIKEEIGRLGNIWLGKNVQIGDRVRIEGPVVIGDGVVVSSGSKISSGTVLGENVVIGQNVNIHGSVIFSNTEVNDNVFIENSIIDRFCFIDKDSVIENGAVIGSAVEIGKNSIIKSSRRITRAVNIFPGSIIDSDYLIAAE; translated from the coding sequence ATGATAAAAGCGGTTATAATGGCCGGGGGCAGTGGGACTAGACTTCAACCCCTCACTTTTGTAAGACCTAAACCAATGATTCCCCTCATTAATAAACCTATTTTGCAATATTCCCTTGATAAACTTAAAGAGGATGGTTTTAAGGAAGTTATAATTACCCTTGGCTACATGTGGGACCATGTGAAGCAATACTATAAAAGGAACCCTCCCGGTGTAGAATTAAAATATACCGTAGAAAAATGGCCCCTGGGAACAGCAGGGGGTGTGAAGAAGGCTAAAAAGTACGTGGATGATACCTTTGTGGTTTTAAGTGGTGATGTCATTATTGATGCAGATCTTAAGGACATTATCCGCTATCATCAGGAGAAGGGCGCCCTGGCCACTGTGGTCTTAACTGCTGTGGATGATCCCTCCCATTACGGGATTGCCAACCTGGATGGTGATGGTAGAATTGTGGACTATCTGGAGAAGCCTGACCCAAAAGATGTTTTTAGCAACCTGGCCAATGCCGGGACCTACGTTTTTGAGCCAGAAATATTTGATTACATGGAAAATCACAAGAGAATGATTGACTTTTCCAGGGACATTTTCCCCCAACTCATCAAGGAAGATCAAGCTATCTACGGTTACCCTTCTGATGGTTACTGGAATGATTTGGGGCGTCCGGAAACGTATATGCAGGCTACTAGGGATTTGTTGGCTTCCAGATATAAAATTCCTGGGCACAAAATAAAAGAAGAGATTGGAAGGTTAGGTAATATCTGGTTGGGCAAGAATGTGCAGATTGGGGACAGGGTCCGTATTGAAGGTCCAGTAGTCATTGGCGATGGGGTGGTGGTGAGTTCGGGTTCTAAGATTTCTTCGGGCACCGTTCTCGGCGAGAATGTAGTTATTGGCCAAAATGTAAATATCCATGGATCAGTGATATTTTCCAACACCGAAGTTAATGATAACGTTTTTATAGAAAATTCCATAATAGACCGGTTCTGTTTTATTGATAAGGATTCTGTTATTGAAAACGGTGCAGTTATTGGCAGTGCAGTAGAAATTGGAAAAAATTCCATTATAAAATCTTCCAGAAGAATAACCCGGGCCGTTAATATATTTCCAGGTTCAATTATTGATTCAGATTATCTTATAGCTGCAGAATGA
- the otsB gene encoding trehalose-phosphatase, whose product MANYLFQHLDELEKFKNDLQTVLITDIDGTLSKIAPTPDKAVVDPDMRDELVKIREKYKLVAVLSGRSAANARELVGVEGILYIGNHGLEFLKNGDSYLDPEVEQYLSQVKEAAHTIKQHPSCPVEGVLWEDKGVCYSIHYRLCPRPEEAHEKILKILEDLDCAKSLKVTEGRKIIEIRPPVGFDKGQIMEKLVDENNLEKIIYLGDDITDADAFSKLRELSNKGKIEGRGVLVISDEIPQGLKDAVDFYVHSVDDVLKFFKWINSP is encoded by the coding sequence ATGGCTAACTATCTTTTCCAACACCTGGATGAACTTGAAAAGTTTAAAAATGACCTCCAGACAGTACTGATCACCGATATTGATGGTACCCTGAGTAAAATAGCCCCCACCCCGGATAAGGCGGTGGTTGACCCGGATATGAGGGATGAGCTGGTAAAAATAAGGGAGAAATATAAGCTGGTGGCGGTCCTCAGTGGCAGGTCCGCGGCAAATGCCCGGGAACTGGTGGGGGTGGAGGGGATTCTGTACATCGGAAATCATGGCCTGGAATTTTTGAAAAATGGGGATAGTTACCTGGATCCGGAAGTGGAACAGTACCTTTCCCAGGTTAAAGAAGCGGCCCATACCATTAAGCAACATCCCTCCTGCCCAGTTGAGGGTGTTTTGTGGGAGGACAAGGGTGTTTGCTATTCCATTCATTACCGTCTCTGCCCCCGCCCAGAAGAAGCTCATGAAAAGATTTTGAAAATTCTAGAAGACTTAGATTGTGCTAAGAGTCTGAAAGTGACTGAGGGCAGGAAAATTATTGAAATCCGGCCCCCAGTGGGCTTTGATAAGGGCCAGATAATGGAGAAACTAGTAGATGAGAATAATCTAGAGAAGATTATCTACCTGGGGGATGATATCACCGATGCCGATGCCTTCTCTAAGTTAAGGGAATTAAGTAATAAAGGAAAGATTGAGGGGCGGGGGGTTCTGGTAATTTCCGATGAAATCCCCCAGGGCCTGAAGGATGCTGTAGACTTTTATGTACACAGTGTGGATGACGTTCTAAAATTTTTTAAATGGATCAACAGCCCATAA
- a CDS encoding cation:proton antiporter has protein sequence MEIPLLKDVVIILGLAVVVLLLFSRIKVPAILAFFVSGIIAGPQGLGLISSLTEVQLLAELGVIFLLFTIGLEFSLEKFSQIKRYALIGGSLQLGLTLVLVFLMGLAAGLSVSESIFIGILVSFSSTAIVLRLLQDKNQLDSVQGRTALGILIFQDLAVVIVIFLTPLLAGSSSDSLQDWPLFLGLGLGLIALTIISTRWLVPELLHYIARYKRRDLFLLTIIVICFGITWATSQLGLSPALGAFLAGLIISNTEYSHQALGNVLPFQDIFMSFFFISIGMLLNVTFLLDNLFLIILLTLGVILLKTLITGFATALLGLSFRVMVLVGLMLSQVGEFSFILAATGQQYGIISNPFFQLFLAVSIITMSLTPFLKENAPKAADRLERLPLPPRILSGFYPLPIPEENPPEDHLVIVGFGINGKNMARAASQAQIPYLVVELNPQIVRKEKSRGQPIYYGDASQETVLNQVNLQEARIMVVAISDPAESRKIVDTAKKLNPNLYLIVRTRYINEMEELYSLGADEVIPEEFETSVEIFSRVLDQYHLSPEDINQFINEIRSDRYEMFRTLSGEEPITCSLNNGLTELQVSSLNLEEDKKLGDLDLEQRGLTPIAVARKNKTMKDLDKDFQLKKGDVVIYTKKIDE, from the coding sequence ATGGAAATACCCCTGTTAAAAGATGTGGTGATCATACTGGGCCTGGCGGTGGTGGTGCTTCTACTTTTCAGCCGGATTAAGGTACCAGCTATCCTGGCCTTCTTCGTGAGCGGAATAATAGCCGGACCCCAGGGACTGGGACTTATCAGTTCCCTGACCGAAGTGCAACTTCTAGCCGAGTTAGGGGTTATATTTCTCCTTTTCACCATTGGACTGGAGTTTTCCCTGGAAAAATTCTCCCAGATTAAAAGATACGCTCTAATAGGGGGTTCTCTGCAGTTAGGGTTGACTCTGGTTCTGGTATTTCTCATGGGCTTAGCTGCCGGCCTATCTGTGTCTGAATCTATTTTCATTGGAATTCTGGTTTCTTTCAGTAGCACCGCCATAGTCTTAAGGCTGCTGCAGGATAAAAATCAGCTGGACAGTGTGCAGGGACGAACTGCCCTGGGCATTCTCATCTTTCAGGACCTGGCCGTGGTTATAGTTATTTTCTTAACTCCCCTCCTGGCTGGTTCTAGCTCCGATAGTCTGCAGGACTGGCCCCTGTTTTTGGGTCTGGGCCTGGGGCTTATTGCCCTCACCATCATCAGCACCCGGTGGTTGGTGCCGGAACTGTTACACTACATCGCCCGCTACAAACGTCGGGACCTATTTCTGTTGACCATCATCGTGATCTGCTTCGGGATCACCTGGGCCACCTCCCAGCTGGGCTTATCCCCCGCATTAGGCGCCTTCCTGGCGGGTCTTATCATATCCAACACCGAATACAGTCACCAGGCCCTGGGCAATGTACTGCCCTTCCAGGATATATTCATGAGTTTCTTCTTCATCTCCATCGGCATGCTGCTCAACGTGACCTTCCTCCTGGACAACTTATTTTTAATAATCCTGTTAACCTTGGGGGTGATACTGTTGAAGACTTTAATTACCGGATTTGCCACCGCTCTTTTAGGACTCTCCTTCCGGGTCATGGTGCTGGTGGGTTTGATGTTAAGCCAGGTAGGGGAGTTCTCATTTATTCTGGCTGCAACCGGACAGCAGTACGGCATAATCAGCAATCCCTTCTTCCAATTATTCCTGGCAGTGTCCATCATCACCATGTCCCTGACTCCTTTTCTCAAAGAAAACGCCCCAAAAGCCGCTGATCGTCTGGAACGCTTACCATTACCGCCCCGTATACTGAGTGGTTTTTATCCCCTGCCTATCCCGGAGGAAAACCCACCAGAAGACCATTTAGTCATAGTGGGGTTCGGAATAAACGGTAAAAACATGGCCCGGGCGGCTTCCCAGGCCCAGATACCCTACCTGGTGGTGGAACTTAATCCACAGATTGTGAGGAAAGAAAAATCCAGGGGACAACCTATCTACTATGGAGATGCATCCCAGGAGACTGTTCTAAACCAGGTGAACCTCCAGGAAGCCCGGATCATGGTGGTGGCCATCTCTGATCCAGCAGAAAGTCGTAAAATAGTGGACACCGCCAAGAAGTTAAACCCCAACCTGTATCTCATCGTCCGGACCCGGTACATCAACGAAATGGAGGAATTATACTCCTTAGGAGCAGATGAGGTCATACCCGAGGAATTTGAGACCTCCGTGGAAATTTTCAGCCGGGTCCTGGATCAGTACCATCTTTCCCCGGAGGATATCAACCAGTTCATCAATGAGATCCGTTCCGACCGGTACGAGATGTTCAGAACCCTTTCGGGTGAAGAACCCATAACCTGCAGCCTTAACAATGGTTTAACTGAACTCCAGGTTTCTTCCCTTAACCTGGAAGAAGATAAGAAACTGGGTGATCTGGACCTGGAACAACGGGGTCTAACTCCCATCGCCGTGGCCAGGAAAAATAAGACCATGAAGGACTTAGATAAAGACTTCCAGCTTAAAAAAGGGGACGTGGTGATCTACACCAAGAAGATAGATGAATAG